One window of Treponema denticola genomic DNA carries:
- a CDS encoding ABC transporter ATP-binding protein, whose product MLNKKSKIIINALRLFYLSGPFTFIGVEILTFLQGFMPFLSLTVFKLIIDAASGHSNFAKNTLILSLVWGGAFLMQHLSLIVNETLRQNLNNKTHLRMNNMIMKKTISFHGIQNFESKEYREMERRLDFCSNMFPYFLHCFTDISQYIIQCASVFFIFGNIKFWIPIAIIFSLIPAVLTQKKLAVLDVELETELSQIQIREMYLRRNIIDPRYSKEFRIFNFFSVFSQQYNKIQNKIYNTKKKFELQTLKFNLLGFFPRLVVASAILYYIFLKVIAKQDVFYTVGMLALYLQSVFVFSDAFLQIAGWKTEVDRALQTIKYFFDYMDYKDSIEIPDDGLSVDEEIKEIRFEKVSFSYGDRAVLKDISFEIKLGSVVAIVGENGAGKTTLIKLLLRFYDASSGTIFINGIDIKKYDIHQYRKKISAIFQDFPKFELLLKESILPGNNGYFELSPEEVNILGDYFYKTLPEGLDTMLGTEFGGRELSGGEWQRIAILRGLKKNSAIFVVDEPTASIDPIQEARIYEKIMAHARKITIFITHRLGSIKKADSILVLRNGELIASGSHENLMNSCSYYNELYSNQANMYK is encoded by the coding sequence ATGTTAAATAAAAAGAGCAAGATAATAATCAATGCACTCAGACTTTTTTATTTGTCGGGGCCTTTTACTTTTATAGGTGTTGAAATTCTAACATTTTTGCAAGGCTTTATGCCTTTTTTATCCCTTACCGTTTTTAAATTGATTATTGACGCAGCTAGTGGTCATTCCAACTTTGCTAAAAATACTTTAATTTTGTCATTGGTTTGGGGTGGGGCTTTTTTGATGCAGCATCTGTCTTTAATAGTAAACGAAACCTTAAGACAAAATTTAAATAATAAAACACACCTTCGCATGAATAATATGATAATGAAAAAAACAATTTCGTTCCACGGAATTCAAAACTTTGAAAGTAAAGAATATAGAGAAATGGAGAGGCGGCTTGATTTTTGTTCAAATATGTTTCCATACTTTCTACACTGCTTTACCGATATTTCTCAATATATTATCCAGTGCGCTAGTGTTTTTTTTATTTTTGGAAATATTAAATTTTGGATACCAATAGCGATTATTTTTTCGCTCATACCTGCTGTCCTTACACAAAAAAAGCTCGCAGTCTTAGATGTAGAGCTTGAAACAGAACTTAGCCAAATTCAAATACGAGAAATGTATTTGAGAAGAAATATTATAGATCCTCGTTATTCTAAAGAATTTCGAATTTTTAATTTTTTCTCTGTATTCAGCCAGCAATATAATAAAATACAAAATAAGATATATAACACAAAGAAAAAATTTGAATTGCAAACATTAAAATTTAATCTTTTAGGATTTTTTCCCCGGCTTGTTGTTGCCTCAGCCATTTTGTATTATATCTTTTTAAAGGTAATTGCAAAACAAGATGTGTTTTATACAGTGGGCATGCTCGCTTTATATCTACAATCAGTTTTTGTTTTTTCAGATGCTTTTCTTCAGATTGCAGGGTGGAAAACAGAAGTTGACAGGGCATTACAAACAATTAAATACTTTTTTGATTATATGGACTATAAGGATAGTATTGAAATTCCAGATGATGGTTTATCGGTTGATGAGGAAATAAAAGAAATACGCTTTGAAAAAGTCTCTTTTTCTTATGGTGATAGAGCAGTCCTTAAAGATATTAGCTTTGAAATAAAATTAGGAAGTGTAGTTGCCATTGTTGGCGAAAATGGAGCAGGAAAAACAACGTTGATAAAATTACTTTTGCGTTTTTATGATGCAAGTTCCGGTACTATTTTTATAAATGGCATTGATATTAAAAAATATGATATCCATCAATATCGAAAAAAAATATCTGCTATTTTTCAAGATTTTCCAAAATTTGAGTTGTTGTTAAAAGAAAGTATTTTGCCGGGAAATAATGGGTATTTTGAATTATCACCTGAAGAGGTTAATATTCTTGGAGATTATTTTTATAAAACTCTTCCGGAAGGGCTTGATACAATGCTTGGCACAGAATTTGGTGGACGTGAATTATCAGGCGGTGAATGGCAAAGAATAGCGATCCTTAGAGGATTGAAAAAAAACTCAGCTATTTTTGTTGTAGATGAACCAACGGCATCAATTGATCCAATACAAGAAGCCCGGATATATGAAAAAATAATGGCACATGCTAGAAAAATTACAATTTTTATAACACATCGCCTTGGCAGTATAAAAAAGGCTGACAGTATTTTAGTTTTGAGGAATGGTGAGCTTATTGCCTCCGGTTCACATGAAAACCTGATGAACTCCTGTTCCTATTATAATGAATTGTACTCAAATCAGGCCAATATGTATAAATAA
- a CDS encoding SPASM domain-containing protein — protein sequence MFDSNGSFPYGLSLSEFQYGLFGCGANNIDSFIFDPIGDVYKCILDIGDINKVMFNVVSDEVKNSFIEAEYLIKSEYLDDPECVVCPLVFVCNGGCTNYRITEKKKRCIFLKGDFDAYLEMQYLDLIRGNKC from the coding sequence TTGTTTGATAGCAACGGCTCTTTTCCATATGGTTTATCTTTAAGTGAGTTTCAATATGGTTTATTTGGTTGTGGGGCCAACAATATTGACTCTTTTATCTTTGATCCGATAGGAGATGTTTATAAATGTATATTAGATATTGGAGACATAAATAAAGTTATGTTTAATGTTGTTTCTGATGAAGTAAAAAATAGTTTTATAGAAGCAGAATATTTAATTAAAAGTGAGTATTTAGATGATCCAGAATGCGTAGTTTGCCCACTTGTTTTTGTTTGCAATGGTGGATGTACAAATTATCGGATAACAGAAAAAAAGAAAAGATGTATTTTTTTAAAAGGTGATTTTGATGCATATCTGGAGATGCAATATTTGGATTTAATTAGAGGAAACAAATGTTAA
- a CDS encoding ABC transporter ATP-binding protein, with amino-acid sequence MQNLKRLLSYARGQSRLYLLALIFTLFSQVIVAMQPQLIRITIDSVIGGAPLPKGLISRLVALFKNHLNGTSGLIVMASLVVAFSLIRGIFTFGRINIASIATERSIKTLRNRLYNHIQLLPYSYHSKAETGNLIQRCTSDVETIRLALYSQIMDTISAVFLIIYTIYLMAQLNTSLMLISFCIMPLTFFSSAIFFKRIQSQFKKATEYEASMTTAIQENLTGIRVVKAFTRHQYEIEKFIKRSEKYRNQNLKINNSFAAFWAFADSLSIAQVFGIILYGSLLAYRNEITAGDLVAFISYTEMLIWPVRRLGRIISNIGKSFVSANRIETILNETPEDIFPTNEKPEITGNIVFDSVSFSYPETQNQKILDNVSFSIKSGQTLAILGPTGSGKSSLVHLLARLYEYDSGSIKIDGKELNTIDKGWIRSQIGLILQEPFLYARTIMENIKLAVPDVSDSSARHFSKVAFLDDEISKFEKGYETLVGERGVSLSGGQKQRLAIARTLIKDSPVIIFDDSLSAVDTQTDIGIRSALKEEKGNKTMIIISHRISTICDADNIIVLENGKISQEGTHEQLIAQEGLYKRIYDIQSAVQARA; translated from the coding sequence ATGCAAAATTTAAAAAGACTTTTATCGTATGCGAGAGGGCAAAGCCGGCTTTATCTGCTTGCCCTTATTTTTACGCTTTTTTCGCAAGTGATTGTTGCCATGCAGCCCCAGCTAATCCGGATTACAATAGACTCGGTAATAGGCGGAGCTCCCCTGCCGAAAGGTTTAATATCTCGGCTTGTTGCCTTGTTTAAAAATCACTTAAACGGAACAAGCGGTCTTATTGTGATGGCCTCATTGGTAGTTGCATTTTCACTTATAAGGGGCATCTTTACATTCGGCAGAATAAATATAGCCAGTATTGCAACCGAGCGCTCAATAAAAACCCTTAGAAACAGGCTTTACAATCACATTCAGCTTCTTCCTTATTCTTATCATTCAAAGGCAGAAACAGGAAACTTGATTCAGCGGTGTACTTCTGATGTTGAGACCATCCGTTTGGCCCTGTATTCCCAGATAATGGATACTATAAGCGCCGTGTTTTTAATAATTTATACTATTTACCTGATGGCGCAATTAAACACAAGCCTGATGCTTATCTCTTTTTGCATTATGCCTTTAACATTTTTTTCGTCGGCTATATTTTTTAAAAGAATTCAAAGTCAATTTAAAAAGGCAACAGAGTATGAAGCCTCAATGACTACTGCAATACAGGAAAATTTAACCGGCATAAGAGTCGTAAAGGCTTTTACCCGCCATCAATACGAAATAGAAAAATTTATTAAACGGAGCGAAAAATACCGCAATCAGAATTTAAAGATTAACAACAGCTTTGCTGCCTTTTGGGCCTTTGCCGATTCTCTTTCGATTGCCCAAGTTTTTGGGATAATCCTTTACGGAAGCCTTCTGGCCTACCGCAATGAGATAACGGCAGGCGATTTGGTAGCCTTTATTTCTTATACGGAAATGTTAATCTGGCCTGTCCGCCGTTTAGGCCGAATAATAAGCAATATAGGTAAATCATTTGTTTCGGCAAACCGTATTGAGACTATTTTAAATGAAACGCCTGAAGATATTTTTCCGACAAACGAAAAACCCGAAATTACCGGAAATATAGTTTTTGATTCCGTTTCGTTTTCTTATCCCGAAACGCAAAATCAAAAGATACTCGACAATGTTTCTTTTAGTATTAAAAGCGGACAGACCCTTGCAATCTTAGGGCCTACAGGTTCGGGAAAAAGCTCCCTTGTACATTTACTTGCCCGTCTTTATGAATATGATTCCGGTTCCATCAAAATAGACGGAAAAGAATTAAACACAATAGACAAGGGCTGGATAAGGTCGCAGATAGGGCTTATTTTGCAGGAGCCTTTTTTATACGCCAGAACAATTATGGAAAACATCAAATTAGCTGTGCCTGATGTTTCAGATTCCTCGGCCCGTCATTTCTCAAAGGTTGCTTTTTTAGATGATGAAATAAGTAAGTTTGAAAAAGGTTATGAAACCTTGGTCGGCGAGCGCGGCGTATCTTTATCGGGAGGGCAAAAACAAAGGCTTGCAATTGCCCGAACCCTCATCAAAGACTCTCCCGTTATTATTTTTGATGACTCCCTTTCGGCCGTCGACACCCAAACGGATATCGGCATTCGTTCCGCTCTAAAAGAAGAAAAGGGAAACAAAACTATGATTATAATTTCGCATAGAATTTCAACTATTTGCGATGCGGATAATATAATCGTTTTAGAAAACGGGAAAATAAGCCAAGAGGGCACTCATGAGCAGTTGATAGCTCAAGAAGGTTTATATAAGAGAATTTACGATATTCAAAGTGCTGTACAAGCTAGAGCGTAA
- a CDS encoding ABC transporter ATP-binding protein → MEDFDIDKGNEKFKSGVWKKVLKEFGYFKELLIPGVLLGGLTGVLDIVQPKMTKYVLDTFVKGRDLSNFNASIIFTGVFLLITAVSTFFFIKFIGHLEIKMCHRLRTRCFTKLQSLSLSFYDKNAVGWLMSRMSSDINKLSGIVAWGATDLFWGFCMMMAVIIAMLGDSPRLALIGLAALPVIVLFSIYLRGKILKAQRRVRKINSQLTASYNEDIQGAKTTKTLVREERNAKEFLSKTEEMKTASIMGILISSILMPTVQLIGAVGTALMIVYGGISVVSGAITMGLLVAFFSYVTQFNAPLAEAADLFAEFISAQAAAERIFGLLEEESEIKDKDEVIKKYGTALCPTGEQMPPINGSVKFENVSFWYKEGEPVLSGFNLEVEAGQTIALVGATGAGKSTIVNLFCRFYEPKSGRILVDGIDYTDMSESWIHENLGYVLQSPHLFSGTIAENIRYGKLDASDEEIIEAAKLVDAHDFIVKMEKGYDTEVGEGGSLLSTGQKQLVSFARTLVRNPRLFVLDEATSSIDTETEQKIQSAITTVLSGRTSFVVAHRLSTIRNADKIIVVEGGKMIECGNHDELMKQKGHYYELYTHQFISEEQRSLNINS, encoded by the coding sequence ATGGAAGATTTTGATATAGATAAAGGTAACGAGAAATTTAAAAGCGGAGTATGGAAAAAGGTTCTAAAAGAATTCGGCTATTTTAAGGAACTTTTGATTCCGGGTGTCCTTTTGGGCGGTCTGACAGGAGTCTTGGATATTGTTCAGCCTAAGATGACAAAATATGTTCTAGACACCTTTGTAAAGGGGCGGGATTTAAGTAATTTTAATGCTTCAATCATTTTTACGGGGGTGTTTTTGCTGATTACGGCTGTTTCTACCTTTTTCTTTATAAAATTTATAGGCCATTTGGAAATAAAAATGTGCCATCGCCTAAGAACGAGGTGTTTTACAAAGCTGCAGTCCCTTTCTCTTTCTTTTTATGATAAAAATGCCGTCGGATGGCTTATGTCAAGAATGTCCTCAGATATAAATAAATTATCCGGTATTGTCGCATGGGGGGCAACCGACCTCTTTTGGGGTTTTTGTATGATGATGGCTGTAATAATTGCAATGTTGGGAGACAGCCCTCGGCTCGCCCTCATAGGTTTGGCGGCATTGCCCGTAATTGTGCTTTTCAGTATTTATCTGCGGGGGAAAATTTTAAAAGCCCAAAGGCGGGTACGCAAAATAAATTCTCAATTGACAGCTTCTTATAATGAAGATATTCAGGGTGCTAAGACTACCAAGACTTTGGTTCGTGAAGAACGTAACGCAAAAGAATTCTTATCTAAAACCGAGGAGATGAAAACCGCCTCTATTATGGGTATCTTAATTTCGTCTATCCTTATGCCGACAGTTCAATTAATCGGTGCTGTCGGCACCGCCCTCATGATTGTGTATGGAGGAATTTCGGTTGTTTCGGGTGCTATTACGATGGGCTTGCTGGTTGCCTTTTTTTCTTATGTTACTCAGTTTAATGCACCCTTGGCTGAAGCTGCCGACCTCTTTGCCGAATTTATTTCGGCTCAGGCAGCAGCTGAACGTATCTTCGGGCTTCTTGAAGAGGAGTCCGAAATTAAGGACAAGGATGAGGTTATAAAAAAATACGGCACAGCTCTTTGTCCCACAGGAGAGCAAATGCCGCCTATTAACGGCAGTGTAAAATTTGAAAATGTTTCTTTTTGGTACAAAGAGGGAGAACCTGTATTAAGCGGTTTTAACCTCGAGGTTGAAGCGGGACAGACTATAGCCTTGGTCGGAGCTACGGGAGCCGGAAAATCTACCATCGTAAATCTTTTTTGCAGGTTTTATGAGCCCAAAAGCGGCCGCATCCTTGTAGACGGCATAGACTATACCGACATGAGCGAAAGCTGGATTCACGAAAACCTAGGCTATGTGCTTCAGTCTCCCCATCTTTTTTCGGGAACAATTGCAGAAAATATCAGGTACGGAAAATTGGATGCAAGCGATGAAGAAATTATCGAAGCTGCAAAGCTGGTAGATGCCCATGATTTTATAGTTAAAATGGAAAAGGGTTATGATACGGAAGTCGGAGAAGGCGGAAGCCTTCTTTCCACAGGACAAAAGCAGCTTGTTTCTTTTGCCCGCACCTTGGTAAGAAACCCGCGTCTTTTTGTTTTGGATGAAGCGACTTCTTCGATAGATACCGAAACCGAACAAAAAATTCAGAGCGCCATTACGACCGTATTATCGGGACGCACCTCCTTTGTTGTAGCCCATAGATTATCGACAATAAGAAATGCAGATAAGATAATTGTTGTTGAAGGCGGAAAAATGATTGAATGCGGTAATCATGATGAGCTGATGAAGCAAAAAGGCCATTATTATGAGCTTTATACCCATCAATTTATCAGTGAAGAGCAAAGGTCGCTTAACATAAATAGTTAA
- a CDS encoding PspC domain-containing protein: MKKRLCKSSRDKKILGVCAGLAEYLGVDPVLIRLLWIIFALFVGSGIIVYIIAAIIMPYDTEVKDDDEPYEYAPRD; this comes from the coding sequence ATGAAAAAGAGATTATGCAAATCGTCAAGGGATAAAAAAATTTTAGGAGTTTGTGCAGGCCTTGCCGAGTATCTTGGCGTTGACCCTGTTTTGATAAGGCTCCTGTGGATTATATTTGCCTTATTTGTAGGCTCCGGAATCATTGTTTACATAATAGCAGCTATTATCATGCCCTATGATACGGAAGTTAAGGATGATGATGAGCCCTATGAGTATGCCCCCCGTGATTGA
- a CDS encoding poly(ethylene terephthalate) hydrolase family protein, with the protein MNSHLQDEHKIFEGPYDIRAYNDKNIIGFNRVYKKTLDDNKEDKSLSNEENLRDVVTVYIPKKKGKYPLILVSHGWANYKYGLLPIGHYLASYGYAVALFTSKKKAIPKDWIPTFTAVHNLIKNKNEDSSHDLYGLIDINNIGIVTHSMSGPASFYYASLMPEVKAISAIHPYNGASPIVEAIASSNEELGDEFPKIKSAVLFLTSEIDRSAYPEKTYKFFKNLNKDAPACFLSFKNIKHNGALDIFKTPLSGGYDEKAFKLYSRLSVLWFDAFLKGKKENLKYFQINDESFQDIKDLLYTEIHREHEAYPSYDSRNLK; encoded by the coding sequence ATGAATTCTCATTTACAAGACGAGCATAAAATCTTTGAAGGCCCCTACGATATAAGAGCTTATAATGACAAAAATATTATAGGCTTTAACCGTGTTTATAAAAAAACCTTGGATGACAACAAAGAGGACAAGAGCCTTTCAAATGAAGAAAATTTAAGAGACGTAGTTACAGTCTATATACCTAAAAAAAAAGGAAAATACCCTCTTATTTTAGTAAGCCATGGGTGGGCTAATTATAAATACGGTTTGTTACCTATCGGACACTATCTTGCCTCATACGGATATGCCGTAGCTCTTTTTACTTCAAAGAAAAAAGCCATCCCAAAGGATTGGATTCCAACCTTTACTGCCGTCCACAATTTGATAAAGAATAAAAATGAAGATTCCTCTCACGATTTATACGGCTTAATCGATATAAATAATATAGGTATTGTAACCCATTCGATGAGCGGGCCTGCATCTTTTTATTACGCAAGCCTTATGCCTGAAGTTAAGGCTATAAGTGCAATTCATCCTTATAATGGAGCCTCACCTATTGTTGAAGCCATAGCAAGCTCCAATGAAGAACTAGGCGACGAATTCCCGAAAATTAAAAGTGCCGTTTTATTTTTAACTTCCGAAATTGATAGATCCGCTTATCCCGAAAAAACCTACAAGTTTTTTAAAAACTTAAATAAAGACGCCCCTGCATGTTTTCTCTCATTTAAAAATATAAAGCATAATGGAGCCTTGGATATTTTTAAAACACCCCTATCCGGAGGGTATGATGAAAAAGCATTTAAACTTTATTCCCGTCTTTCAGTATTATGGTTTGATGCATTTTTAAAGGGTAAAAAAGAAAATTTAAAATATTTTCAAATAAATGATGAAAGTTTTCAAGATATTAAAGACTTGCTTTATACCGAAATACATAGAGAACATGAAGCCTATCCAAGCTATGATTCGCGTAATTTAAAATAA
- the pip gene encoding prolyl aminopeptidase encodes MKILYEKTPLFDEGFLKVSDIHSIYYAQYGNPNGKPVVFLHGGPGGGCIPVASQYFDPEFYRIVLFDQRGAGKSLPPCEMKENKSENLIEDIEKLREHLSIKKWMVFGGSWGSTLALIYSIAHPDKVVSIILRGIFLGTQEEIDWIYEEGGASKFFPEDFEAYQNFIPLEERSSLVRAYSKRLFGEDKKLSLEAAHKWSRWESALVRLFPGVYDMSDEEALAMAKAECHYFLHKCFFKDDNYILNNCNKIKDLPCTIVQGRYDMDCPPFSAYKLHKKLPKSNLNIVLFGGHSSMEPGLVDGLVRAAEDHKKFF; translated from the coding sequence ATGAAAATTTTATATGAAAAAACACCGCTTTTTGATGAAGGCTTTTTAAAAGTTTCCGATATTCACAGTATTTATTATGCCCAATACGGAAATCCCAATGGGAAGCCCGTAGTTTTTTTACACGGAGGCCCCGGAGGAGGATGCATTCCGGTTGCCAGCCAGTATTTTGATCCCGAATTTTACCGAATAGTTTTATTTGATCAGAGGGGTGCGGGAAAAAGTTTACCTCCCTGCGAGATGAAAGAAAACAAATCGGAAAATCTAATTGAAGATATAGAAAAACTACGGGAACATCTAAGTATTAAAAAATGGATGGTCTTCGGCGGAAGCTGGGGAAGCACCCTCGCTCTAATCTATTCCATAGCTCACCCCGATAAGGTTGTATCTATAATCCTACGAGGAATCTTTTTAGGAACGCAAGAAGAAATAGACTGGATTTACGAAGAAGGCGGAGCTTCCAAATTCTTCCCTGAAGATTTTGAAGCCTACCAAAATTTTATTCCGCTGGAAGAAAGGAGCTCCTTGGTAAGGGCTTATTCAAAACGCCTTTTTGGAGAGGATAAAAAACTTTCGCTTGAAGCTGCCCATAAGTGGAGCCGTTGGGAATCGGCCCTCGTGCGTCTATTTCCCGGAGTCTATGATATGAGTGATGAAGAAGCCCTTGCTATGGCCAAGGCTGAATGTCATTACTTTTTGCACAAGTGCTTTTTTAAGGATGATAATTATATCTTAAACAACTGCAATAAGATTAAAGACCTCCCATGTACTATCGTGCAAGGAAGATACGATATGGACTGTCCGCCCTTCTCCGCTTATAAACTGCATAAAAAATTACCCAAATCGAATTTGAACATTGTACTATTCGGAGGACACTCCAGCATGGAACCGGGACTGGTGGACGGCCTTGTAAGAGCTGCAGAAGACCATAAAAAATTCTTTTAG
- a CDS encoding Na+/H+ antiporter NhaC family protein, with product MFSLKKILSPHTALHKLMTFGVALIVILLAAFFTPGAEGLSASIGTLVIVFILYYTLVSRRILETLILGTFFSIALLKGRGVVQGFIDQLFATMANADFAWILLMCCFLNVFSKLLGKAGSMHAIAHLIRRIVKKPKDLNLASWLMQFPLFFDDYMTIAVGGNIMAPMYDEMDVPREEGAFIIHTLAEPMRVLFPITSWAAFLGGLYVSGGMNADGTGMTAFFKSIPFQFYPIIAIVGTLLFAIGKLPKFGTMKTPDKTLYTQLETAEDEPDKKHGTLLDFFLPLIGMMAASFLFNFDIVPAMMVILPATAAYYLIRGIINSEDVEACLVEGFADFMSLILLFCLSYMLNAVLSEMGYVDYLAGLVSRFVSPNLLPFIVFTVFCLSEWIMSLNWSLLLIAFPMILPVAISVGANPYLTGAAMISAGCFGCNMCYICDYTMLTSSVFGLKPDRHASTCVPYSVGFAVISALLFLLAGFVF from the coding sequence ATGTTTTCTTTAAAAAAGATATTATCTCCCCATACAGCTTTGCATAAGTTAATGACATTCGGTGTTGCACTAATTGTAATTCTTTTGGCTGCCTTTTTTACACCCGGAGCTGAGGGATTAAGTGCAAGTATAGGAACGCTGGTTATCGTATTTATTCTTTATTATACACTGGTCAGCCGAAGAATTTTGGAAACACTGATTTTAGGTACTTTTTTCAGTATTGCCTTGCTTAAAGGCCGGGGAGTTGTGCAGGGATTTATCGATCAACTCTTTGCAACAATGGCAAATGCGGATTTCGCATGGATTTTACTTATGTGCTGTTTTTTGAATGTTTTCAGCAAACTATTGGGTAAAGCCGGTTCTATGCATGCAATTGCACACTTGATTCGCCGTATAGTAAAAAAACCTAAAGATTTAAATCTTGCTTCATGGCTGATGCAGTTTCCGCTTTTTTTCGATGATTACATGACAATCGCCGTAGGTGGAAATATTATGGCTCCTATGTATGATGAGATGGACGTACCTAGAGAGGAAGGTGCATTTATCATCCATACATTAGCGGAACCTATGAGAGTTTTGTTCCCCATTACTTCATGGGCTGCATTTTTAGGAGGGCTTTATGTATCAGGCGGAATGAATGCAGATGGTACCGGAATGACAGCCTTTTTTAAATCTATTCCTTTTCAGTTTTATCCGATTATTGCCATAGTAGGAACATTGCTTTTTGCAATCGGGAAGCTGCCCAAATTCGGAACAATGAAAACGCCGGACAAAACTTTGTATACCCAATTAGAAACTGCAGAAGATGAACCTGATAAAAAGCACGGAACTTTATTGGATTTCTTTTTACCGCTAATTGGTATGATGGCTGCATCATTCTTATTTAACTTCGATATTGTTCCTGCAATGATGGTTATACTTCCTGCAACTGCAGCATATTATCTTATCCGTGGAATTATCAATTCGGAAGATGTTGAGGCATGTTTGGTTGAAGGTTTTGCAGATTTTATGAGTTTGATTTTACTTTTCTGTCTTTCATATATGTTAAATGCAGTGTTGTCGGAAATGGGTTATGTAGACTACTTGGCAGGATTGGTCAGCCGTTTTGTAAGTCCTAATCTTTTACCTTTCATTGTATTTACAGTGTTCTGTCTTTCTGAGTGGATTATGTCATTGAACTGGAGTCTTTTGCTGATAGCGTTCCCAATGATTTTACCGGTGGCAATTTCGGTAGGAGCTAATCCGTATCTTACAGGTGCTGCAATGATTTCTGCCGGCTGTTTCGGATGCAATATGTGTTATATCTGTGATTACACGATGTTGACATCCTCGGTTTTCGGATTAAAACCTGATCGCCATGCATCGACATGTGTACCTTATTCCGTAGGTTTTGCCGTTATTTCTGCCCTGTTATTCCTTTTGGCAGGGTTTGTATTTTAG
- a CDS encoding acetamidase/formamidase family protein codes for MLTVEKTTYTFSKNAEPAARVKPMDILEFITVDCFGNQIKKETDLAEVIDWERVNPATGPVFVEGAEKGDVLAVDILDITVNESGAVCTIPDCGPFIEKSELRTHIIHVKDGYVHFKDMKWPIKPMIGVIGCAHDERDIPTGHVYNHGGNMDSAIITKGVTLWLPVRVKGALLALGDLHATMGDGEVIGNGIEIGGRVVVRVRLLKNFELNWPMTETETDFFVNTCGPTCDKAIEAGYREMHRLISNAYGWDYTDTGMYMTMRGILSANQACLTDEAGGNTFRVGTPKDAGKKRLIG; via the coding sequence ATGTTAACAGTAGAAAAAACAACATATACTTTTTCCAAAAACGCCGAACCTGCAGCGCGCGTAAAGCCAATGGATATATTGGAATTTATAACTGTAGATTGTTTTGGAAATCAGATTAAAAAAGAAACGGATTTAGCTGAAGTCATAGATTGGGAGCGTGTCAATCCTGCAACCGGACCTGTATTTGTTGAAGGGGCAGAAAAAGGAGATGTGCTTGCTGTTGATATTTTGGATATTACCGTTAATGAGTCCGGTGCTGTCTGTACAATCCCCGATTGCGGACCGTTTATAGAAAAAAGTGAACTGCGTACCCATATTATTCATGTCAAAGACGGATATGTACACTTCAAAGATATGAAGTGGCCCATTAAACCTATGATAGGTGTTATAGGCTGTGCTCATGACGAGCGTGATATTCCGACAGGGCATGTATATAATCATGGCGGGAATATGGATAGTGCCATTATCACAAAAGGGGTTACTCTCTGGCTTCCCGTTAGGGTAAAGGGAGCTCTCTTGGCTCTCGGAGATCTTCATGCAACTATGGGGGATGGAGAAGTCATCGGAAATGGTATCGAAATAGGCGGACGTGTTGTTGTGCGTGTGCGCCTGTTAAAAAACTTTGAACTGAATTGGCCGATGACGGAGACTGAAACGGATTTCTTTGTCAATACTTGCGGACCTACATGTGATAAAGCAATTGAAGCGGGATACCGTGAAATGCATCGTTTGATTTCCAATGCTTATGGCTGGGATTATACAGATACCGGTATGTATATGACAATGAGAGGTATACTCTCTGCAAACCAAGCTTGCTTAACTGATGAGGCGGGCGGAAATACCTTCCGTGTTGGTACACCCAAAGATGCAGGGAAAAAGAGACTAATCGGATAA